From Arachis hypogaea cultivar Tifrunner chromosome 3, arahy.Tifrunner.gnm2.J5K5, whole genome shotgun sequence:
AGTCGGTAGTCTAGTTGGCTAATCCCATCAGACCAGAACAAATTACGTAACAAACCTCTTGAATCGTTACATGCCTTGAAATATAATTGTGGATCCTTCAACCGCATATCCTCCAACTTCTTCAACACTCGTGCTGCATCACCAGGAATTTGACGCCTTTGCCGAGCAATCTCATTGTACATATCTCTGGGACCATAGCCAACAAATTCGTACCCGCCTGCTTGACTAGCTAGAAGACCAAATATCTGTGAGGTGCTGATCCCTGACTTTAGCATGTTCATCATTTGCATAATATCTGCCTCTGACATTTTTCTGTGGGCAGGCAACATAGCACTGAATTGTGTATCCAATAGATCATGGTTGTGTTCGTCAGAGAAATAAAAGATATGCCACCTTCCACTTTCTGGTACAAATTTAACATCCATTCGGGCTTCACATCCAGTTCTTGTTTCCAATCTAGgctccttcttccttttttccATCGTGTAATATTTCTCCATCCTGAATCCTTGCCTATGGCATACAAACATTTGTCTGTAAATCTCGCCACTACTATTCTTGAAGGTTTTGCTCTTCCTTGCACTAAAGCCCTTCGACTTTGAGTActtcatataaaaatcaaatgCAAGATGCAAAGTAGAAAAGTGGTATTTGCCAATTTCCTCCGCAACATTCTCACTAAATTTCAAAGATGTAATGTCTTGCACGGAGTCAACCGCATAAGCGGCTTCAAGGATATAATCTGACATATCAGATTCAGAAAAAAACGCTCCCTCGATAAATTCATCTCTGAAATCTTGTTCGAATTCATTCTGTTCATCCATCGTATCTTAGTCACTTACTAGCTCTTCTTGTTGGTTAAAGTCATCGTCCTCCTGGTATTGCTCATTCATCTCAGTGTCTGTAAATATACCTGACATCTTAAAAATGTCcgatgaaaaaaattatttaatacacACAAAGTCATATATTTCTATTTGTGgtgaaagttaaaaattaaaagtaaataatatttaaacttttttgtttaacaaaattaaaataaagcacaaaaataagaaaaaatgtgTATAGGAGTACATTCATtatgttataattttaataattaatgtaaattttaaaaaattggataaatttatatttcttgtgaTTACAATCAAAAGTGAATTATATGTATTCTTATAATCAAGAGATATACTTAACTTCTTTTATAATAAGTAGTAAG
This genomic window contains:
- the LOC112789905 gene encoding protein FAR1-RELATED SEQUENCE 5 isoform X1; the encoded protein is MDEQNEFEQDFRDEFIEGAFFSESDMSDYILEAAYAVDSVQDITSLKFSENVAEEIGKYHFSTLHLAFDFYMKYSKSKGFSARKSKTFKNSSGEIYRQMFVCHRQGFRMEKYYTMEKRKKEPRLETRTGCEARMDVKFVPESGRWHIFYFSDEHNHDLLDTQFSAMLPAHRKMSEADIMQMMNMLKSGISTSQIFGLLASQAGGYEFVGYGPRDMYNEIARQRRQIPGDAARVLKKLEDMRLKDPQLYFKACNDSRGLLRNLFWSDGISQLDYRLFGDVIAFDATYKKNKYSCPLVIFSGVNHHNQTIIFAAALIADETTDTYIWLLRQLMFAMRGKTPTSIITDGAMAIRNAVRVVFPEVRHRLCAWHLIRNTTSNVGNPSFTSKFRKIMTGDYEIPVFKHKWVQLIEEFGIEDKPWVINDKPQFDGLSCIDFRGFYNLSPTFIQ